Within Diprion similis isolate iyDipSimi1 chromosome 11, iyDipSimi1.1, whole genome shotgun sequence, the genomic segment AGGTGAATCTTGTATtaattgttgcaatttttctttcagctCGAGATGTCCAGAGCCAGTCGAGCGTTCTCATGAACTGGCTATGGGGAAAAAGGTGAGTTATTCTTTACTGTAATTTGGAATTGCacaatttaaatattaatatctttttcaatcattataaTACAATTACTGAggtgttatttttgttttcttttgttcaaGCACTCCAAAAGTAATGCATATGTGATGAAGGCAATTCAAACGTGACTTCAgtacaataatatataaaatagtCTTTGAGCAGACACATTCCAAATTCCGGTAAGATCCATTATAATAAAGGTGATGAATCAAAGCTATAAGTTTAACAACATAATAATGATTGAACAGaattttccagaatttttaaatctttttattcaaatagaaCAACTGAAGTCTTCTCCATTGTTATTAAGTACATTATATCAGTGGGATAATCCTTGATTtgtgacaaaaagaaaatggaaatttgCACATTAAAGAGTTGTCCTGCCGATATTTGGTGATGCGGACCCCAAACATACATCATAGAATCCACGTACAGTGagcagaggaaaaaaaattcaaaataattatcaaaagGTGCGTGTCACCAAATATTCATGGCATGTAAATATAATTGTTGTTACCTTccaatcgttgaaaaatgatatttatgCCAATTGTTATGATTTGatgtttattgtaatattccACAAATTTAATTCAGTCATTCATGAATGATTTGTATAATCGATTACCGTTATCCAAGCAGCCTTACCTTCCAGCTGCCATgagtaaattattcaatggaTTGAATttcttgtacatacatacatagtgtACTTAACAGAAGTCACATTTGTTAAATCGGTAATTATAAAAGTCCATTGTTTCCGGATACTTGGCATACTTGCATAACAGCAGTCAAATCTACGAAACTAAAACTTAACTATGCATTCACAAGATaatcaatgaaatatttaaataaacgaAACTCCGAAGTATAAAATATAGTGAGAAACCTTTGATTGAAAACAGgtgtaaaagaaatgaaacgaaagaaGACAAACAACtctttttggtaaaaaaacaaaaaaacaaaaagaaaatgttaaCTATTGTATTATATAGTCATAGAGAATATgagtgtgtataataataacaaatacttgaaatatttatataagaaTGCCTTGAAGTAATGtaatttcagtgatttttaaCTATTCAATTGTAATTATTGGAATAAATACTAATGTTGTTATACTGCTTAGTAATATTTgcaaattgttaaaatttgttttcttcccCAATTACGAGCTATCAGTTAATTACATTATGCTCCTTACAGAGAAGCAGGAGTAAGGGGCAATGGTTATTACCTTACATaacataaaaattgatttgaaaaattggcaaTTCTACGTTCATGGACAGCTTAATCACACAAATTGGAGTCCATAAATTTGCCATGTGTTTAGTTGACTCCTACTACTCCGTGGTTGACTCACAGCTTGAATAGTCGCATTTGATTGTAATTGTTGTAACTTTTCAGACCATCcatattgtttattattgCTATTCACAATTAATGAGAAATACATGGTGTAACAAAATtggaaattgttgaaaacagGATTGCATTCGTTTTGATAAGCAAAACTGGGGGAAgtggaattaattttcttgGAAACTCCTTTCGATCAGAGAAACATTACATCGTATAATTGGATGCTAATCAGGAGTTACTTTGATGATATGCAACTCTGGAAAATAAATCgtcaaaaacaattttcttcaagttttACCAGCTTGgcttataaaaatgaatgcaatcttattttcaaaaattgccaATTTTCTTACACCCAGTATATACTCTTATTTATTATCGGTAACATCATACAATTACTTTTGTTTCGaaatgtaattaataattatacattaatATGATTACTTGTAATAATGTTACACTAATGTTGGAGAAGAGAGCTTGCTTCTTCTAAGAACTCAGgcgttcaatatttttacaatccaAAGCTATACATGACCAATTCTTACTTTGATCATTAGGTCTGTCAGAAATACAATTTATCATGgcgttttcaatttaaaatatcATACAACAACGCTAGAAATTAGCTCTTGTATTCGTACTAAAACAATTTCATTAGTGCTCGAGCAATGTTGTTCATCATATGGTGGCTCTATCGAGAGTATTCCCTCGATGTTCAAGATCTTACCGTTTTCCGTAACAGGAAATCGATTTTCTAATAGCAATTCTCTGACAGCAATCTTTCTCCGCATAACAACAGATTCTGGCATATCTTCGCtggatgataaaaataaatccagTACATTTGTTTCAGTCTCTGCGTGTACTTCCATATTGTCAATTGCATGTCCCATTATTATCTTCAGGTTCTGTTTGTCGCAGGACGGATTTGCCAAAATAAAGCTGAGGAATTGTACACATATATCGTTTACTTTGTCACCTTTACTAACATGTTCCTTGATTTTAATCATGAAATTCTGAGGCTTACAAGTTAGCTGTGCAATATGAAACCATTCATCctacatgaattttttattactaaaaaaaaactgtgagaAGTGTTCTGGACGCATGTGAGTACTTTGTAATACCTCATTATACCTGTAGCTGATTGTAAATAGacaaacataataataaataaagcaaTAAGTAAACGTAACGTAAGAATACCTAACCTTTCTGATACCGGATCTATCGTGTAAACAACACCTGAGTAACTGCAACCATCTTTAGTTTTAATCGAAACGGTCTTATTTACGTAACTTTTCAATGCGATTGGATCATTCTTGTaaattttgtgcaaaaatttcCGCTTATCATCAGTCATTTTGCAGGTACTAATCGGTGTCAAGGATGGGGATCACACGTTGTACTGTCAAGTGACAGTTGACGTTGACACAAACACATACAAATGGGCGAAACCAGTGCGACATATGCATGGGCAAACAACGTTCCACGTCGTTTGTTCGTCAATTCTAGAATGCGACGGCATCAGCAGCAAAAGGTagttaaaatagaaaaagaattagAATGTGGCAGCGAAATTCTAACGACTGTAGGGCTggtggaaaattttgacgaaaaacaCTCGAGAATTGTGCCGTATAATCTGCAGCAAGAATTGCCTTGTAGTCGACGTGTATTGTTTACGATCATTTCAAAACGTTCCAATTGTGAAATAGCTACACTGAGCTACACTCCATGACGAATTACTGACAGTCGTGATGTAAGAGAATGAAGTCAGACAGGTGGTCGGACGTGGTATCATCAGTATGACAAACAATATCATTGACAAAACTGCCTAATGACTAGGGACTGTCCGAAGGATGGGCAACTGCGCGAGCCGCGGCACCTCGAGGTAATCGATAAACGGGTACTCATAATTCTTACAATATGCACCTgtcattgataaattttttatgcctACTTCAAAACACGATTGATTATACGGACATAAAGGCGAAaggaattttcatcgtaaaacAACTTGGCAAGGAAGCAGAAAAATGATGTGAAAAATCAGTCATTGATATAGTGAAGCAACATGCCAATATCACTTGGACTTTGTAgcaattgaatttattatctCGGACTGAAGTAAATACGAATGGGTGCCACTTGACTGTTTGATTGCCCTAAATTTCTCCTTATCTTCTGGATATAACAAATTATAGTAGAGCTTGCCAGTTTAAACAAATGTATTCGTTTGTCAGAGTCTGGCTTCTGTACTGCACCCAACATCACAGATGTTAAATTAGagttggttttattttttatcattcgtaAACTGCATCAcggttgataaaaaatgataactgaaaaattttcgaccatTGTTGTAtatgaaaagagaaataatcTGTAGTATGACAACAGTCGTGTCTGACGCTCAATCTCTTGTGTATTTGCAGAACTGTTTATGGCGCGTAACGTGTCTTCCTAAAACATTCCAAATATTTGTGAGCCAAACCAGTTAAATCATGGCAGAAGTTCACAAGGAACCTCACTTCGACATCTTTATTGATGGAGAGAAATTAAATGAAGGCGCAGCAGAAATTGTTAAACTTCTCCGACCCACATGGCCCATTGACGAATATCAGTTCAAGGTAATGCTTGAGTGagtatattgtgtaatatttattcaacttctgatatatatggtatattgGCATAGCTCACAGTTTAATGTGTAATTCTATGATAGGGTGGCAATCATAATTTAGATTATATTCCCTGATTTTGAGGCATGCATTGAAATGCGCATATAATAGCAAAGTATTCTTCAGCTTTTCACGAATGGGATATCTAACAAGCTCGTTGGTGTCTGGTGTGAAGATCTCTACGATGAGATGATTTTGATACGGGTCTATGGCCataaaacagatctgtttatCGACCGCACAGCAGAAACTAGAAACATCCGGGTAAGATGAAGGATTTAGTAAAGCAATGAGTGACAGTGATGGCAAGTTGATAAGTAATATTACAATTGTCCTATTATGCATACAATCGTGAATCGAAACTTTGATTAAGCAAAACAGTGCTGCACAGTGTCTTATGTCGATGATACATACTTCGAAACTATTAGCTCTTCATGAGATTTGATATAACTTTGATTTTTGGGCTGCATTGCCTAATTTAGTTCAGCATCAGTGCTTGAGCTCCGTCctagaaaaatttacaaatattccGGTATGAACTTTCAGAAACATATTTACATATTCCACATTCTAATGGTGTTGCGTGCCATTGAACAGCGTCGAATATTGCATATTTCAGCTGATGCATGCAGCGGGCTACACTCATTGCTTGTATGCTACGTTCAACAACGGACTTGCCTATCAATTCCTTCCAGGGGATACGCTTACTGTTGACAGCGTCCGCAGCCCGCCCATTTATAAGTTGGTGGCCAAGAGATTGGCTGAGATGCATAAGCTCAATCCCATTCATCCAGAGATAAGTACAGAGCCGTTCATAtgggataaaattgaaaagttcatgcgTATTATGCCCAAGTCGTTCTCTGACAAAGAGAAGCAGGACAAGTAAGTAATTCGAGCTCATTTAAGATATTTTCGGACTAAAAAGTTGAAGATATATCACTGTCTatattttcagattcaaaAAGATAATACGGCCCTATGTGGAACTAGAAAAGCAATACCAATTGTTGAGGAATGAGCTTTCGAAACTTGACAACGTTGTCGTTTTTGCACATAATGATCTCTTATTAGGCAATGTACTTCACAATGTCAAGGAAAATACCGTCACATTTATAGATTATGAGTATTCCGCTTATAACTATCAAGCCTATGACATTGCTAACCACTTTGCTGAATTCGTTGGTGAGTTTCAATCTCCTTCATGGTTACTATGAGAATTTGAATAGACTGCAGCCTTAATAATGACAGAAAcgattgttttatttgttgAGATATTGattaattcttgaaaatctATATATCTTTACAGGTCTGGATGTGCCAGATTACTCATTGTACCCAGACGAGACTCTGCAGAGAGATTGGCTTAGATTGTATCTTGAGGAATACAATGGCAGTCCAGATGTcacagaaaatgaaataaaaaaattgtacattcaAGTTAATAAATTCTTGCTTTTGAGCCACTTCTTTTGGGGCTGCTGGTCTCTTATACAAAGTGAACATTCGCTCATTGGCTTTGATTTTTTAGAGTGAGTTGAAATT encodes:
- the LOC124412637 gene encoding gem-associated protein 6-like, whose protein sequence is MTDDKRKFLHKIYKNDPIALKSYVNKTVSIKTKDGCSYSGVVYTIDPVSESFILANPSCDKQNLKIIMGHAIDNMEVHAETETNVLDLFLSSSEDMPESVVMRRKIAVRELLLENRFPVTENGKILNIEGILSIEPPYDEQHCSSTNEIVLVRIQELISSVVV
- the LOC124412635 gene encoding ethanolamine kinase 1 isoform X1 translates to MAEVHKEPHFDIFIDGEKLNEGAAEIVKLLRPTWPIDEYQFKLFTNGISNKLVGVWCEDLYDEMILIRVYGHKTDLFIDRTAETRNIRLMHAAGYTHCLYATFNNGLAYQFLPGDTLTVDSVRSPPIYKLVAKRLAEMHKLNPIHPEISTEPFIWDKIEKFMRIMPKSFSDKEKQDKFKKIIRPYVELEKQYQLLRNELSKLDNVVVFAHNDLLLGNVLHNVKENTVTFIDYEYSAYNYQAYDIANHFAEFVGLDVPDYSLYPDETLQRDWLRLYLEEYNGSPDVTENEIKKLYIQVNKFLLLSHFFWGCWSLIQSEHSLIGFDFLEYASIRFNEFFKQKDQLFVSE
- the LOC124412635 gene encoding ethanolamine kinase isoform X2; amino-acid sequence: MILIRVYGHKTDLFIDRTAETRNIRLMHAAGYTHCLYATFNNGLAYQFLPGDTLTVDSVRSPPIYKLVAKRLAEMHKLNPIHPEISTEPFIWDKIEKFMRIMPKSFSDKEKQDKFKKIIRPYVELEKQYQLLRNELSKLDNVVVFAHNDLLLGNVLHNVKENTVTFIDYEYSAYNYQAYDIANHFAEFVGLDVPDYSLYPDETLQRDWLRLYLEEYNGSPDVTENEIKKLYIQVNKFLLLSHFFWGCWSLIQSEHSLIGFDFLEYASIRFNEFFKQKDQLFVSE